From Epinephelus lanceolatus isolate andai-2023 chromosome 2, ASM4190304v1, whole genome shotgun sequence, one genomic window encodes:
- the LOC117255466 gene encoding uncharacterized protein LOC117255466 has translation MIGPFDHPPFSIFRISPIGVATCKYSGKKRLIIDLSSPHGSDILSINSLIPSPDFSMQYATIDHAMALIRLAGHGAWLSKADITSAFKVLPIHPDFWCYFGVCWKGAYYFSVRLTFGCKSSPKIFDSLSEALCWILSNNYRLPYVLHLLDDFLVVTPPSSPPRHGLTTLTSAFSDLCVPLSKEKTSGPGTSIEFLGITLDSMSFQASLPLEKVQCISLLLSNYLLTDRCTKRQLLALLGHLNYAIRIIPQAKSFLSQLLTKAASIPSLHDHVVLDDTCKTEMHMWQQFLSSWNGISFFYDDFITHPEDIQPYTDAAPSIGFGGYYGGRWFAAAWPSEFESLDTESRSPSSALYELYSVIIATLIWGQEWSKKCISIHSDNTTVVDIINKGRSRSPALMPFTHRLTLISAQHQFILRASHIPGHHNAIADSLSRFSFQKFRCLVPDLDVHPTPIPPFSATIFS, from the coding sequence ATGATAGGCCCTTTCgatcatcctcctttctccatATTCCGTATCAGTCCCATCGGTGTCGCCACATGCAAATACTCGGGGAAAAAGAGGCTGATCATTGACCTGTCGTCCCCACACGGCTCCGACATCCTGAGCATCAACAGCCTTATTCCTAGCCCGGATTTCTCCATGCAGTACGCCACCATTGACCATGCCATGGCACTGATTCGTCTGGCGGGACACGGAGCATGGCTGTCTAAGGCTGATATCACTAGCGCATTCAAGGTCTTGCCCATTCACCCCGACTTCTGGTGTTATTTCGGTGTCTGCTGGAAGGGGGCTTACTACTTCTCCGTGCGTCTCACTTTCGGCTGCAAGAGCAGTCCCAAAATCTTTGACTCTTTATCTGAGGCTCTATGCTGGATCCTCTCTAACAATTACAGGCTCCCCTACGTCCTTCATCTCCTGGACGATTTTCTTGTCGTGACTCCCCCGTCCTCACCTCCTCGCCACGGTCTCACTACACTTACGTCTGCATTTTCCGACCTCTGTGTCCCTCTGTCCAAAGAAAAAACTTCAGGACCTGGCACATCCATTGAGTTTCTGGGCATCACTCTGGACTCAATGTCATTCCAGGCTTCACTGCCCTTGGAGAAAGTGCAGTGCATCTCGCTGCTCTTGTCTAATTATCTTCTGACAGACAGGTGCACCAAACGCCAGCTGCTCGCTCTCCTCGGGCACCTCAATTACGCCATCCGCATAATTCCACAGGCAAAATCTTTTCTTTCTCAACTGCTGACCAAAGCTGCATCCATTCCCTCTCTCCACGACCACGTGGTTCTGGACGACACTTGTAAAACAGAAATGCACATGTGGCAGCAATTTCTGTCATCCTGGAACGGCATCTCATTCTTCTATGACGACTTCATCACCCATCCCGAGGACATTCAACCCTACACGGACGCGGCTCCCTCCATAGGTTTCGGCGGGTATTACGGGGGGAGGTGGTTTGCTGCCGCTTGGCCCTCTGAGTTTGAGTCCCTCGACACAGAGTCACGCTCTCCCTCATCTGCTCTGTACGAGCTGTACTCCGTGATCATCGCCACTCTAATCTGGGGGCAGGAATGGTCAAAAAAATGCATCAGCATTCACTCTGACAACACCACAGTAGTAGATATAATCAATAAAGGCCGTTCCCGTTCCCCAGCCCTCATGCCATTCACCCACAGACTCACTCTCATCTCTGCTCAGCATCAATTCATCCTCCGCGCGTCTCACATTCCCGGTCACCACAATGCCATCGCTGACTCACTCTCCCgcttctctttccagaaattcagATGCTTGGTTCCAGACTTGGATGTCCATCCTACACCAATCCCACCATTTTCAGCGACCATATTCAGCTAA